One Nocardia huaxiensis genomic window, GGAAACCGAAGGCATGAAGCCGGATTCGGCCGAGTCGTAGTCGATGCCGGCCTGCTGCAGCGCGGTGCGCACCGGGATCAGGTCGGTGGGCTCGGAGATGATCTCGAACTGGTCGCCCAGGTCGTTGATCTCCTCGGCGCCGGCGTCGAGCACGATCTCCAGGAGGTCGTCCTCGCTGCGGCCGTTCTTGTCGAGGGTGACAATGCCCTTGCGGGAGAACAGGTACGACACCGAACCGACGTCGGCCATATTGCCGCCATTGCGGGTCATGGCCACGCGCACCTCACCGGCGGCGCGGTTGCGGTTGTCGGTGAGGCATTCGATCAGCACCGCAACACCATTGGGGCCGTAGCCCTCGTACATGATGGTCTGCCAGTCGGCGCCGCCGGCTTCCTCACCGCCGCCGCGCTTGCGGGCGCGCTCGATATTGTCGTTGGGGACCGAGGCCTTCTTCGCCTTCTGGATGGCGTCCCACAGCGTCGGGTTACCGTCCGGGTCTCCACCGCCGGTCCGGGCCGCCACCTCGATGTTCTTGATCAGCTTCGCGAAGAGCTTGCCCCGCTTGGCATCGATCGCAGCCTTCTTGTGCTTGGTGGTGGCCCATTTGGAGTGGCCGCTCATTCCCTACTTCCTCGGTTCAGGGGGCTCGACGGTTCCGGGGAACCGCGTGCCCGCGGACGGACAGCGGGCCCCAGTCTACTGCGACGTGTGATTCACATTTCAGACACCGGCGCGCGGGCGCAC contains:
- a CDS encoding YebC/PmpR family DNA-binding transcriptional regulator, with protein sequence MSGHSKWATTKHKKAAIDAKRGKLFAKLIKNIEVAARTGGGDPDGNPTLWDAIQKAKKASVPNDNIERARKRGGGEEAGGADWQTIMYEGYGPNGVAVLIECLTDNRNRAAGEVRVAMTRNGGNMADVGSVSYLFSRKGIVTLDKNGRSEDDLLEIVLDAGAEEINDLGDQFEIISEPTDLIPVRTALQQAGIDYDSAESGFMPSVSVAADADLARKVFKLVDALEDSDDVQNVYTNIDISNEVLAELDA